Proteins encoded by one window of Sphingosinicella sp. BN140058:
- a CDS encoding NAD(P)/FAD-dependent oxidoreductase — MRRTAALIVGGGPAGAAAAIRLARGGVRPLLVERSAGPRDMVCGGFLGWDALANLRKLDIDPGALGARPIDRVRFVSPEGSVETALPHPAAGLSRRTLDEALLDRARAAGAEILRGRAVRAASSRRVRLDDDEEIEAEALLLATGKHELRGHERDASIAGAAIGLRCAIGLSDAAARAIDGTIELHLFDGGYAGLLIQDDGRCNFCLSASRARLKAAGGPQALLERLTGESSVLAERLAGGDAGDWSAVAGVPYGWRARRTVPGVYRIGDQAAVIASLAGDGIAVALASGLGGAEALLEETAAADWQRSFHRRSRRPIMVAEMLRRAAEAPRRRAPLMQLLSQFPSLARIGARLTRIGS; from the coding sequence GTGCGTCGAACGGCTGCGCTGATCGTCGGCGGCGGGCCCGCCGGCGCGGCCGCGGCGATCCGGCTCGCCCGCGGCGGCGTGCGCCCGCTGCTCGTCGAACGCAGCGCCGGGCCGCGCGACATGGTCTGCGGCGGCTTCCTCGGCTGGGATGCTCTTGCCAATCTGCGCAAGCTCGACATCGATCCGGGAGCGCTCGGAGCCCGGCCGATCGACCGCGTTCGGTTCGTTTCGCCCGAAGGTTCGGTGGAGACTGCGCTCCCCCATCCTGCCGCCGGCTTGTCGCGCCGGACGCTGGACGAAGCCTTGCTCGACAGGGCGCGCGCGGCCGGCGCGGAGATTCTGCGCGGCCGCGCCGTCCGGGCCGCCAGTAGCAGGCGGGTTCGCCTCGACGATGACGAGGAGATCGAGGCTGAGGCATTGCTGCTGGCGACGGGCAAGCACGAGCTGCGCGGGCACGAGCGTGATGCGTCGATCGCCGGCGCCGCGATCGGACTGCGCTGTGCGATCGGCCTATCCGATGCCGCTGCGCGGGCGATCGACGGAACGATCGAGCTGCACCTGTTCGACGGCGGCTATGCCGGCCTGCTGATCCAGGACGACGGCCGATGCAATTTCTGTCTGTCGGCTTCGCGCGCGCGGCTAAAGGCGGCGGGCGGACCCCAGGCGCTGCTGGAGCGGCTGACCGGGGAAAGCAGCGTGCTGGCGGAACGGCTGGCCGGCGGGGATGCCGGCGACTGGAGCGCCGTCGCCGGCGTCCCCTATGGCTGGCGCGCGCGGCGCACGGTTCCCGGCGTATACCGGATCGGCGATCAGGCCGCGGTCATCGCCTCGCTGGCGGGCGACGGTATCGCGGTGGCGCTTGCCAGCGGCCTCGGCGGTGCGGAGGCGTTGCTCGAGGAAACGGCCGCGGCCGACTGGCAGCGCAGCTTCCATCGTCGCAGCCGGCGGCCGATCATGGTCGCCGAGATGCTGCGCCGCGCCGCGGAAGCTCCGCGGCGGCGGGCGCCGTTAATGCAGCTGCTGAGCCAGTTTCCGAGCCTCGCCCGTATCGGTGCCCGCCTGACCCGGATCGGCAGCTGA
- a CDS encoding methyltransferase domain-containing protein yields the protein MRSLARRAIAEEQMDDPGLPEAVYDAVLSDLGRINRWTLAARPTLGFLRRVTRGRDQFSLLDVGFGDGGMLRLIARWAKRAGKSAELVGVDLNPKSAAVAAAATSSTDAIAWRTGDYRDQGGFDIVISSLVAHHMDDAELRRFLRWMEANTMAGWLVNDLHRHRLAYAGYPLLARLLGVHRIVREDGQLSIARAYRPAEWRSIIDEIGLAEAQVVRRFPFRLCVERLR from the coding sequence ATGAGAAGCCTCGCCCGGCGGGCCATCGCCGAAGAGCAGATGGACGATCCGGGCCTTCCCGAGGCCGTCTACGACGCGGTGCTCTCCGATCTGGGCCGCATCAACCGCTGGACCCTCGCAGCGCGACCGACGCTCGGCTTCCTGCGGCGCGTGACGCGCGGCCGCGACCAGTTCAGCCTGCTCGACGTCGGTTTCGGGGACGGCGGCATGCTGCGCCTGATTGCGCGCTGGGCAAAACGGGCGGGCAAGTCCGCGGAGCTCGTCGGTGTCGATCTCAACCCGAAGAGCGCTGCGGTGGCGGCGGCGGCCACGTCGTCCACCGACGCGATTGCGTGGCGGACCGGCGACTATCGCGATCAGGGCGGCTTCGACATCGTGATCTCGAGCCTGGTCGCCCACCACATGGACGATGCCGAGCTGCGGCGGTTCCTGCGCTGGATGGAAGCGAATACGATGGCGGGCTGGCTGGTCAACGATCTCCACCGCCATCGCCTGGCTTATGCCGGTTACCCGCTGCTGGCCCGTCTGCTCGGCGTGCACCGCATCGTTCGCGAAGACGGCCAGCTTTCTATTGCCCGCGCCTATCGTCCCGCGGAGTGGCGGAGCATAATCGATGAGATCGGACTGGCCGAGGCGCAGGTCGTCCGCCGTTTCCCGTTCCGGCTGTGCGTCGAACGGCTGCGCTGA
- a CDS encoding translocation/assembly module TamB domain-containing protein, with the protein MAGEDSIDSAPDQAAAAPQPRPRHRARTAAKWTGIGLLGLLVLFGGFFVWLNSELGHRYVVRQINNLEMASGLDIDVGRIEGSLFGTLKVHDIKLKDPKGLFFSAREAEMEWRPLAYFRNHIDIRALTIPDAHLYRLPELRPGADPNAPLLPDIDIDVGRFAVGRIMVDPGVTGYRHLLGLSGRAKIADGRAQVALDAGALAAPNLPGGDKLVLRVDAVPAANRLGIGLRVEAPGNGFVANLTGFKQPIAALVTGSGTWANWQGRARANVAGKPFANIAIGGRDGTFSFNGPIQPGTLLPEGPARRLFSSVQLGLVTTLAERRADLRLRLNSSAVALAAEGLVDLGQNRFQDLKLAGRLLQPGAIAPNLAARNLQASAVLNGAFATPFVAYDVKADAVGFNGTILEGFTARGRAKVDADRIRIPVSARAKRVTGLDPSVGGLLTNVAADGTVFVSGTRIVSDDLRVRSDRLNATIVLAGDVARGQYRAGIQGTLDNYQLDGVGLLDITTNMNVTSGPGGFGLAGRVAIKTERIDNASARDFLGGNATASARVTMNPAGAVLLNDIRVNSPGLRVTSGSGSWRPDGRIDFRVAGVSREYGPLAVVVGGTVDRPQVQLRAASPGFGVGLRDVTANIRSTGSGYRINATGESQYGPFSADVTVVAGRALSVDVHRVVFAGMTFTGRVTQSPAGPFVGNLAMSGEGMSGTIRLAAEGRFQRADVNALANNARIPGETPILIQRAIVQATAILYPDAPHIVGDAQFAGVRSNNFNLVRGRARADYRGGRGTAQLFAEGSSGVPFRIAANAALAPDLYRVALQGQANNIPFRLARPAEVRPAAGGGWQLAPAQIVLPQGNVLLAGRFGGSGGTSVQSRLNDFDLSILNAFSPGLGVGGRVTGSLDFAQPAGTAFPRADARLNVAGFTRTGIATRSPPVDLAVAGALRPEGGSLAAVIRRGGNVIGRAQARLQPVSSAAGGWMDRLLAAPLAGGIRYNGPADVLWSFTGMSSQQLSGPIGIAADFSGRVQAPQLTGVIRANNLIFTDETYGTRITNLALQGRFTSSTLEIDRLSGRAGEGTIEGQGRVGFAADAGFPMDIRATLANARLARSDNIGATVSGTIAVTNSKANGALIAGDLNIPNLRYQFVRQGAAQVVELQGVRRKGDPLPTPGEQVEEESGTPSIWKLDLRVRADNQLFISGMGLESEWKADLRVQGTSATPSIVGEAEVLRGTFSFSGRRFDLTEGRIDFPGGRPINPRLNIVASADVDDVTVNINVTGSSTNPQIAFTSQPALPQDELLSRILFGGSISEISALQAVQLASSLNALRGGGGGLNPLGKLRSGSGLDRLRVLGADETTGRGTAVAAGFYISNDIYLELITDARGFTATQIEVALSRALSVLFQAGSTGTSSLNARYRKQY; encoded by the coding sequence ATGGCCGGCGAGGACTCCATCGACAGCGCCCCCGATCAGGCCGCCGCCGCGCCGCAGCCCCGCCCGCGTCACCGCGCCCGCACCGCGGCGAAGTGGACCGGGATCGGCCTGCTCGGGCTGCTCGTCCTGTTCGGCGGATTCTTCGTCTGGCTCAATTCGGAGCTCGGCCACCGCTACGTCGTCCGCCAGATCAACAATCTGGAAATGGCGTCCGGCCTCGATATCGACGTCGGCAGGATCGAAGGCTCCCTGTTCGGCACGCTCAAGGTCCACGACATCAAGCTCAAGGACCCGAAGGGTCTGTTCTTCTCCGCCCGCGAGGCCGAGATGGAGTGGCGGCCGCTCGCCTATTTCCGCAATCACATCGATATCCGCGCCCTTACCATACCCGACGCCCATCTCTATCGGCTCCCGGAATTGCGGCCTGGTGCCGATCCGAACGCGCCGCTGCTTCCCGACATCGACATCGACGTCGGCCGCTTTGCCGTCGGGCGAATCATGGTGGATCCGGGCGTCACCGGTTACCGCCACCTGCTCGGGCTCAGCGGCCGCGCCAAGATCGCCGACGGGCGCGCCCAGGTCGCGCTCGATGCCGGCGCGCTCGCGGCCCCCAATCTACCCGGCGGCGACAAGCTCGTCCTGCGCGTCGATGCGGTGCCCGCCGCCAACCGGCTCGGCATCGGCCTGCGCGTCGAAGCGCCCGGCAACGGGTTCGTCGCCAACCTGACCGGCTTCAAGCAGCCGATCGCCGCTCTGGTCACCGGCTCCGGCACCTGGGCCAATTGGCAGGGCCGCGCCCGTGCGAATGTGGCGGGCAAACCGTTCGCCAACATCGCCATCGGCGGTCGCGACGGCACCTTCTCCTTCAACGGTCCGATCCAGCCCGGCACGCTTCTGCCCGAAGGCCCGGCGCGGCGTCTCTTCTCGTCCGTTCAACTCGGGCTCGTCACCACCCTTGCCGAGCGCCGTGCCGATCTCCGGCTCCGCCTGAACTCGTCGGCCGTCGCCCTCGCCGCCGAGGGCCTGGTCGATCTCGGCCAGAACCGCTTCCAGGATTTGAAGCTCGCCGGCCGCCTGCTGCAGCCGGGCGCGATCGCGCCCAATCTCGCCGCCCGCAATCTGCAGGCCTCGGCGGTGCTCAACGGCGCCTTCGCAACGCCGTTCGTGGCCTATGACGTCAAGGCCGATGCGGTCGGCTTCAACGGCACCATTCTCGAAGGCTTCACCGCGCGCGGCCGTGCCAAGGTCGACGCCGACCGCATCCGCATACCCGTGTCGGCGCGGGCGAAACGGGTCACCGGTCTCGATCCGTCGGTCGGCGGGCTGCTCACCAACGTCGCCGCCGACGGCACCGTGTTCGTCAGCGGCACTCGCATCGTCTCGGACGATCTTCGGGTCCGTTCCGACCGCCTCAATGCCACCATCGTGCTGGCCGGCGATGTCGCGCGCGGCCAGTACCGGGCCGGCATTCAGGGCACGCTCGACAATTATCAGCTCGACGGCGTCGGCCTTCTCGACATCACGACCAACATGAACGTCACCAGCGGTCCGGGCGGCTTCGGCCTGGCCGGCCGCGTCGCCATCAAGACCGAGCGGATCGACAATGCGTCGGCCCGGGATTTCCTCGGCGGCAACGCCACCGCGTCCGCGCGGGTGACGATGAACCCAGCCGGCGCCGTCCTGCTGAACGACATTCGGGTGAACTCGCCCGGACTTCGCGTCACCTCCGGCAGCGGCAGCTGGCGCCCCGACGGACGCATCGATTTCCGCGTTGCCGGTGTCTCGCGCGAATACGGGCCGCTTGCGGTCGTGGTCGGCGGCACCGTCGATCGGCCGCAAGTTCAGCTGCGCGCGGCCAGCCCGGGCTTCGGCGTGGGATTGCGCGACGTGACCGCCAACATCCGCTCGACCGGCAGCGGCTACCGCATCAACGCCACGGGTGAATCGCAATATGGGCCCTTCTCGGCCGACGTGACGGTGGTCGCGGGACGCGCGCTCAGCGTCGACGTCCACCGGGTCGTCTTCGCCGGCATGACCTTCACCGGCCGGGTCACGCAATCGCCGGCGGGGCCGTTCGTGGGCAATCTGGCGATGAGCGGCGAGGGGATGAGCGGGACCATCCGTCTCGCCGCCGAGGGACGCTTTCAGCGCGCGGACGTCAACGCCCTGGCGAACAACGCCCGTATTCCCGGTGAGACGCCGATCCTGATCCAGCGCGCGATCGTCCAGGCGACCGCGATCCTCTATCCGGATGCGCCCCACATCGTCGGCGATGCCCAATTTGCCGGCGTTCGCAGCAACAATTTCAATCTGGTCCGCGGCCGTGCCCGTGCCGACTATCGCGGCGGTCGCGGCACAGCCCAGCTGTTCGCGGAAGGCTCCAGCGGCGTGCCGTTCCGGATTGCTGCCAACGCGGCGCTCGCCCCCGATCTCTACCGCGTCGCCCTTCAGGGGCAGGCGAACAACATTCCGTTCCGGCTGGCGCGACCGGCCGAGGTGCGGCCGGCGGCCGGCGGCGGCTGGCAGCTCGCGCCCGCCCAGATCGTTCTTCCGCAAGGCAATGTCCTGCTCGCCGGCCGGTTCGGCGGCAGCGGCGGGACGTCGGTGCAATCGCGGCTCAACGATTTCGATCTGTCGATCCTCAACGCCTTCTCGCCGGGCCTCGGCGTCGGCGGCCGCGTGACCGGAAGCCTCGATTTCGCGCAGCCGGCCGGCACCGCCTTCCCGCGCGCCGACGCCCGGCTCAACGTCGCCGGTTTCACCCGCACCGGCATCGCCACCCGGTCCCCACCGGTCGATCTCGCGGTTGCGGGCGCCCTGCGGCCCGAGGGCGGCAGCCTCGCCGCCGTGATCCGGCGCGGCGGCAACGTCATCGGGCGCGCCCAGGCGCGTCTGCAACCGGTCTCGTCCGCCGCCGGCGGCTGGATGGATCGGCTTCTCGCCGCGCCGCTCGCCGGCGGCATCCGCTACAATGGTCCCGCGGACGTTCTCTGGTCGTTCACCGGGATGAGCAGCCAGCAGCTTTCCGGGCCGATCGGCATCGCCGCCGATTTCAGCGGCCGGGTCCAGGCGCCTCAGCTGACCGGCGTGATCCGGGCCAACAACCTCATCTTCACGGACGAGACCTACGGCACCCGCATCACCAACCTCGCCCTCCAGGGACGCTTCACCAGCTCCACCCTCGAAATCGATCGTCTGTCCGGCCGGGCGGGCGAGGGAACGATCGAGGGCCAGGGCCGGGTGGGCTTCGCAGCCGATGCCGGTTTCCCGATGGACATCAGGGCAACGCTCGCCAACGCGCGTCTCGCCCGCAGCGACAATATCGGCGCGACCGTCAGCGGCACGATTGCGGTCACCAACAGCAAGGCGAACGGCGCCTTGATCGCCGGCGATCTCAACATCCCGAACCTGCGCTACCAGTTCGTCCGTCAGGGCGCGGCGCAGGTCGTCGAACTGCAGGGCGTGCGCCGCAAGGGCGATCCCCTGCCGACACCGGGCGAGCAGGTCGAGGAAGAGAGCGGCACGCCCAGCATCTGGAAGCTCGATCTGCGGGTCCGTGCGGACAACCAGTTGTTCATCTCGGGCATGGGGCTCGAATCCGAGTGGAAGGCGGATCTGCGGGTCCAGGGCACATCGGCGACGCCCTCGATCGTCGGCGAAGCGGAGGTCCTGCGCGGCACCTTCAGCTTCTCCGGCCGCCGTTTCGATCTGACCGAAGGCCGGATCGATTTCCCGGGCGGGCGTCCGATCAATCCGCGGCTCAACATCGTCGCCTCGGCGGATGTCGACGACGTGACGGTCAACATCAACGTCACCGGCAGCTCGACCAATCCGCAGATCGCTTTCACCTCGCAGCCGGCGCTGCCGCAGGACGAATTGCTGTCGCGCATCCTGTTCGGCGGCTCGATCAGCGAGATTTCCGCCCTGCAGGCGGTGCAGCTGGCATCGTCGCTGAACGCGCTCCGCGGCGGTGGCGGCGGGCTCAACCCGCTCGGCAAGCTGCGTTCCGGATCCGGCCTCGATCGCCTTCGTGTGCTCGGCGCCGACGAGACGACCGGACGCGGCACCGCGGTTGCGGCCGGCTTCTACATTTCCAACGACATCTATCTCGAGCTGATCACCGATGCGCGTGGGTTCACCGCCACGCAGATCGAAGTCGCGCTCTCGCGTGCGCTTTCGGTCTTGTTCCAGGCCGGTTCAACGGGCACTTCCAGCCTCAACGCCCGCTACAGAAAGCAATATTGA